A stretch of the Argentina anserina chromosome 6, drPotAnse1.1, whole genome shotgun sequence genome encodes the following:
- the LOC126801253 gene encoding pleiotropic drug resistance protein 1-like isoform X1 produces MESGNIQLGSSSVWKNQGRMEAFSSSAREEDDEEALKWAALEKLPTYNRLRKGILTSASGKANEIDIPNLGFEERKDLVERLLKGTDDGNEKFMIKLKNRIDSVGIELPTIEVRFEHLNIEAKAYGGTRALPTLLNWITNIIEGFLTNLRVISSRKTNFSILHNVSGIIKPGRMTLLLGPPSSGKTTLLLALAGKLDPDLKLSGTVTYNGHGMNEFVPQKTAAYISQYDLHIGEMTVRETLAFSARCQGVGTRYDMLAELCRREKAAYIKPDPDIDVFMKATAIEGQEVNVVTDYILKILGLEACADTLVGNDMLRGISGGQRKRVTTGEMLVGPANALFMDEISTGLDSSTTFQIVNSIKQNIHILNGTAVISLLQPAPETFDLFDDIILLSDGQIVYQGPHEHVLEFFQIMGFKCPDRKGIADFLQEVTSRKDQEQYWERKEEPYNFVTVEQFSKAFESFHVGQKLGGELLVTFDKRQNHPAALTTRKYSAKMGELLKACISREILLMKRNSFFYYFKLTQITFLAFISMTTFLRTKMHHNSVDDAVVFAGALFFANTVAMFNGMAELSLTLIKLPVFYKQRDFFFYPAWVYALPTWILKIPISFVEVAIWVFMTYYVTGYDPNLGRFLKQYLILLLVNQMASGLFRTVAALCRDMIIANTLGAFANVMLFTLSGFVLSRDKINKLWKWGYWSSPLMYGQNAVVVNELLGKRWKHVLPNSTTSIGVAALKYRGFFTHAYWYWIGAGALIGFVLLLNLCYVLALSYLNPIGKLQAAKADDVEGIAEESKSCSPTILESLNTEVSGDGTNIRKQGMVLPFEPHSITFDEITYSVDMPQEMKTDGVVEDKLVLLKGVSGSFRPGILTALMGVSGAGKTTLMDVLAGRKTGGYIEGDIKISGYPKKQETFARISGYCEQNDIHSPHVTVSESLIYSAWLRLPPEVKSETKKMFIEEVMKLVELNPLRQSLVGLPGINGLSTEQRKRLTIAVELVANPSIIFMDEPTSGLDARAAAIVMRTVRNTVDTGRTVVCTIHQPSIDIFEAFDELLLLKRGGQEIYVGPLGHHSCNLISYFEDIEGVGKIKDGYNPATWMLDVSTLAQEFALGIDFAQVYKQSALYRRNKQLIAEYSLPSASSNELSFPTRYSQPFIMQFMACLWKQHWSYWRNPPYNAVRILFTIIIGLMFGTMFWNLGSKTKRKQDLLNAMGCMYTAVLFLGVQNAFSVQPVVSVERTVFYREKAAGMYSALAYAFAQVTIELPYVLVQALVYGVITYLMIGFERKFVKFFWYIFFTYFSLAYFTFYGMMTVAVTPNYQIASIVSTLFYGAWNLFAGFIIPRPKLPIWWRWYYWACPIAWTLYGLVVSQFGDLDDLLDSDETVNQFLRQYFGFKHDFLGVVAVVVVGIAVLFAFVFAFSIKTFNFQKR; encoded by the exons ATGGAGAGCGGTAATATTCAATTAGGCAGTTCGTCAGTATGGAAGAACCAAGGTCGTATGGAAGCTTTTTCGAGTTCTGCACGCGAAGAAGACGATGAAGAAGCTCTCAAATGGGCTGCCCTAGAGAAGCTTCCAACTTATAATCGTCTCAGGAAAGGTATACTCACCTCGGCCAGTGGAAAAGCTAATGAAATTGATATACCAAATCTTGGGTTTGAAGAGAGAAAGGACCTGGTTGAGAGATTGCTCAAAGGCACTGACGACGGCAATGAAAAGTTCATGATAAAGCTCAAGAATCGTATTGACAG CGTTGGAATTGAGCTTCCCACAATTGAAGTTCGGTTTGAGCATCTAAACATAGAAGCAAAGGCTTATGGAGGAACCCGAGCATTGCCTACTCTTTTGAACTGGATTACTAATATAATCGAg GGTTTCTTGACCAATCTCCGTGTAATTTCAAGTAGAAAGACAAACTTCTCTATCCTTCACAATGTTAGTGGAATTATAAAGCCTGGAAG AATGACATTACTATTGGGTCCTCCAAGTTCCGGCAAGACCACACTGTTATTGGCTTTAGCCGGAAAGCTTGATCCAGATCTAAAG CTGTCGGGAACGGTGACATATAATGGCCATGGAATGAATGAATTTGTACCCCAAAAAACTGCTGCTTACATCAGTCAATATGATTTGCATATTGGAGAAATGACTGTAAGGGAGACATTAGCCTTTTCTGCAAGATGTCAAGGGGTCGGAACTCGTTATG ATATGTTAGCTGAGCTATGCAGAAGAGAGAAAGCAGCTTATATAAAGCCTGATCCTGACATTGATGTGTTCATGAAG GCAACAGCTATAGAGGGCCAAGAAGTGAACGTAGTGACAGATTACATTTTGAAG ATTTTAGGACTAGAAGCGTGCGCTGATACGTTGGTAGGAAATGATATGTTGAGGGGTATCTCTGGAGGACAAAGAAAGCGTGTTACAacag GTGAGATGCTCGTTGGACCTGCAAACGCTTTGTTCATGGATGAGATATCAACTGGCTTGGACAGTTCAACAACATTTCAAATTGTGAATTCAATCAAGCAAAACATCCATATTCTTAATGGAACCGCTGTCATCTCACTTCTTCAGCCAGCACCAGAGACTTTTGACCTCTTTGATGACATTATCCTTCTCTCCGATGGCCAGATTGTGTATCAGGGACCTCACGAGCATGTGCTTGAGTTTTTTCAAATTATGGGATTTAAATGTCCCGATAGGAAAGGCATTGCCGATTTCCTACAGGAG GTGACATCTAGGAAAGATCAGGAGCAATATTGGGAAAGGAAAGAGGAGCCGTATAATTTTGTTACTGTTGAGCAATTTTCCAAAGCATTTGAATCATTCCATGTCGGACAGAAACTTGGGGGGGAACTTTTAGTAACATTTGACAAAAGACAGAACCACCCGGCAGCTTTAACAACTAGAAAGTATAGTGCTAAAATGGGAGAACTTTTGAAAGCTTGCATCTCAAGGGAGATTTTGCTCATGAAGAGGAATTCCTTTTTTTATTACTTTAAGCTAACCCAA ATTACATTTCTGGCATTCATTTCGATGACAACGTTTCTACGGACCAAGATGCACCACAACTCAGTAGATGATGCAGTAGTTTTTGCAGGTGCTTTGTTCTTTGCCAATACCGTAGCTATGTTTAATGGGATGGCAGAGCTTTCACTGACTCTTATCAAGCTTCCCGTCTTTTACAAGCAAAGAGATTTTTTCTTCTACCCTGCATGGGTCTATGCTCTTCCAACATGGATTCTCAAGATACCTATATCATTTGTAGAAGTTGCAATTTGGGTGTTCATGACATATTACGTAACCGGATATGATCCAAATCTTGGACG gttcttgaagcaataTCTCATATTATTGCTGGTTAACCAAATGGCCTCTGGTTTATTCCGTACTGTTGCAGCATTGTGTAGGGACATGATTATTGCCAACACTTTAGGTGCCTTTGCAAATGTCATGCTTTTTACACTAAGTGGCTTCGTTCTCTCTAGAG ATAAAATTAACAAGTTGTGGAAATGGGGCTACTGGAGCTCACCTCTAATGTACGGTCAAAATGCAGTAGTAGTTAATGAGTTACTTGGGAAGCGTTGGAAACAT GTATTGCCAAACTCAACAACGTCAATAGGAGTTGCAGCTTTAAAGTATAGAGGCTTCTTTACACACGCATATTGGTACTGGATTGGAGCTGGGGCATTGATTGGATTTGTGTTGCTTCTTAACCTTTGTTATGTTCTGGCGCTCTCCTACCTAAACC CAATTGGGAAATTGCAAGCAGCCAAAGCAGATGATGTTGAGGGAATTGCAGAGGAAAGTAAGTCGTGTTCACCAACCATATTAG AGAGTCTCAATACAGAAGTTTCTGGTGATGGTACTAACATAAGGAAACAGGGAATGGTTCTTCCATTTGAACCACATTCCATAACCTTTGATGAAATCACATACTCTGTTGACATGCCACAG GAAATGAAGACAGATGGTGTTGTAGAGGACAAGTTGGTTCTTCTGAAGGGTGTGAGTGGTTCTTTCAGGCCAGGTATTTTAACAGCTCTTATGGGTGTTAGTGGTGCTGGGAAAACGACTCTCATGGATGTATTGGCTGGTAGGAAAACTGGTGGATATATTGAAGGAGATATTAAAATTTCCGGGTATCCAAAGAAGCAGGAAACATTTGCTCGGATTTCTGGATATTGTGAGCAAAATGACATTCACTCCCCTCATGTTACTGTCTCCGAGTCATTGATATACTCAGCATGGCTTCGTTTGCCACCTGAAGTTAAATCCGAAACCAAAAAG ATGTTCATAGAGGAGGTGATGAAACTTGTGGAACTCAATCCATTGAGGCAATCACTTGTTGGGTTGCCTGGTATCAATGGTCTTTCAACTGAGCAGCGCAAGAGGCTGACTATAGCAGTTGAGCTAGTAGCCAATCCCTCTATAATATTCATGGATGAACCAACTTCGGGATTAGATGCAAGAGCTGCTGCTATTGTCATGAGAACAGTTAGGAACACAGTGGATACTGGTAGAACTGTTGTGTGCACCATCCATCAACCTAGCATTGACATTTTTGAAGCTTTTGATGAG CTACTCCTATTGAAGAGGGGAGGGCAGGAAATTTATGTGGGTCCATTAGGTCACCATTCTTGCAATCTTATCAGTTATTTTGAG GATATTGAAGGAGTCGGTAAAATAAAAGATGGTTATAATCCAGCGACATGGATGTTAGATGTTTCGACCTTAGCACAAGAATTCGCTTTGGGAATTGATTTCGCTCAAGTTTACAAGCAATCAGCATTATACAG GAGAAATAAGCAACTCATTGCCGAATATAGCTTGCCTTCTGCTTCCTCAAATGAACTGTCTTTCCCTACTCGATACTCCCAACCATTTATCATGCAATTTATGGCTTGCTTATGGAAACAGCATTGGTCATACTGGCGTAACCCACCGTACAATGCAGTGAGAATTCTTTTCACGATAATCATCGGATTAATGTTTGGGACAATGTTCTGGAATCTTGGCTCCAAAAC gaaaagaaaacaagatcTGTTAAATGCAATGGGTTGCATGTACACTGCTGTTCTCTTTCTGGGGGTCCAAAATGCATTTTCGGTGCAACCTGTAGTTTCTGTTGAAAGAACAGTCTTTTACCGAGAAAAAGCAGCAGGGATGTATTCAGCCTTGGCTTATGCATTTGCACAG GTTACAATTGAGCTTCCATATGTTTTGGTACAAGCTTTGGTTTATGGGGTTATAACTTATCTAatgattggatttgagaggaaGTTTGTTAAGTTTTTCTGGTACATATTCTTCACGTACTTCTCACTGGCGTATTTCACATTTTATGGGATGATGACTGTGGCTGTTACTCCAAACTATCAAATTGCTTCTATTGTTTCCACTTTGTTTTATGGAGCATGGAATCTCTTTGCTGGTTTTATTATTCCACGGCCG AAGCTTCCCATATGGTGGAGATGGTACTACTGGGCATGTCCAATAGCCTGGACATTGTATGGATTGGTCGTATCACAGTTCGGAGATCTAGATGATTTGCTCGACAGTGATGAAACAGTGAACCAGTTTTTGAGACAGTATTTTGGTTTCAAACATGATTTTTTGGGAGTTGTTGCAGTAGTGGTCGTTGGAATTGCCGTACTATTCGCATTTGTCTTTGCCTTTTCTATTAAAACGTTCAACTTCCAGAAGCGTTAG
- the LOC126801253 gene encoding pleiotropic drug resistance protein 1-like isoform X2, whose product MESGNIQLGSSSVWKNQGRMEAFSSSAREEDDEEALKWAALEKLPTYNRLRKGILTSASGKANEIDIPNLGFEERKDLVERLLKGTDDGNEKFMIKLKNRIDSVGIELPTIEVRFEHLNIEAKAYGGTRALPTLLNWITNIIEGFLTNLRVISSRKTNFSILHNVSGIIKPGRMTLLLGPPSSGKTTLLLALAGKLDPDLKLSGTVTYNGHGMNEFVPQKTAAYISQYDLHIGEMTVRETLAFSARCQGVGTRYDMLAELCRREKAAYIKPDPDIDVFMKATAIEGQEVNVVTDYILKILGLEACADTLVGNDMLRGISGGQRKRVTTGEMLVGPANALFMDEISTGLDSSTTFQIVNSIKQNIHILNGTAVISLLQPAPETFDLFDDIILLSDGQIVYQGPHEHVLEFFQIMGFKCPDRKGIADFLQEVTSRKDQEQYWERKEEPYNFVTVEQFSKAFESFHVGQKLGGELLVTFDKRQNHPAALTTRKYSAKMGELLKACISREILLMKRNSFFYYFKLTQITFLAFISMTTFLRTKMHHNSVDDAVVFAGALFFANTVAMFNGMAELSLTLIKLPVFYKQRDFFFYPAWVYALPTWILKIPISFVEVAIWVFMTYYVTGYDPNLGRFLKQYLILLLVNQMASGLFRTVAALCRDMIIANTLGAFANVMLFTLSGFVLSRDKINKLWKWGYWSSPLMYGQNAVVVNELLGKRWKHVLPNSTTSIGVAALKYRGFFTHAYWYWIGAGALIGFVLLLNLCYVLALSYLNPIGKLQAAKADDVEGIAEESKSCSPTILEVSGDGTNIRKQGMVLPFEPHSITFDEITYSVDMPQEMKTDGVVEDKLVLLKGVSGSFRPGILTALMGVSGAGKTTLMDVLAGRKTGGYIEGDIKISGYPKKQETFARISGYCEQNDIHSPHVTVSESLIYSAWLRLPPEVKSETKKMFIEEVMKLVELNPLRQSLVGLPGINGLSTEQRKRLTIAVELVANPSIIFMDEPTSGLDARAAAIVMRTVRNTVDTGRTVVCTIHQPSIDIFEAFDELLLLKRGGQEIYVGPLGHHSCNLISYFEDIEGVGKIKDGYNPATWMLDVSTLAQEFALGIDFAQVYKQSALYRRNKQLIAEYSLPSASSNELSFPTRYSQPFIMQFMACLWKQHWSYWRNPPYNAVRILFTIIIGLMFGTMFWNLGSKTKRKQDLLNAMGCMYTAVLFLGVQNAFSVQPVVSVERTVFYREKAAGMYSALAYAFAQVTIELPYVLVQALVYGVITYLMIGFERKFVKFFWYIFFTYFSLAYFTFYGMMTVAVTPNYQIASIVSTLFYGAWNLFAGFIIPRPKLPIWWRWYYWACPIAWTLYGLVVSQFGDLDDLLDSDETVNQFLRQYFGFKHDFLGVVAVVVVGIAVLFAFVFAFSIKTFNFQKR is encoded by the exons ATGGAGAGCGGTAATATTCAATTAGGCAGTTCGTCAGTATGGAAGAACCAAGGTCGTATGGAAGCTTTTTCGAGTTCTGCACGCGAAGAAGACGATGAAGAAGCTCTCAAATGGGCTGCCCTAGAGAAGCTTCCAACTTATAATCGTCTCAGGAAAGGTATACTCACCTCGGCCAGTGGAAAAGCTAATGAAATTGATATACCAAATCTTGGGTTTGAAGAGAGAAAGGACCTGGTTGAGAGATTGCTCAAAGGCACTGACGACGGCAATGAAAAGTTCATGATAAAGCTCAAGAATCGTATTGACAG CGTTGGAATTGAGCTTCCCACAATTGAAGTTCGGTTTGAGCATCTAAACATAGAAGCAAAGGCTTATGGAGGAACCCGAGCATTGCCTACTCTTTTGAACTGGATTACTAATATAATCGAg GGTTTCTTGACCAATCTCCGTGTAATTTCAAGTAGAAAGACAAACTTCTCTATCCTTCACAATGTTAGTGGAATTATAAAGCCTGGAAG AATGACATTACTATTGGGTCCTCCAAGTTCCGGCAAGACCACACTGTTATTGGCTTTAGCCGGAAAGCTTGATCCAGATCTAAAG CTGTCGGGAACGGTGACATATAATGGCCATGGAATGAATGAATTTGTACCCCAAAAAACTGCTGCTTACATCAGTCAATATGATTTGCATATTGGAGAAATGACTGTAAGGGAGACATTAGCCTTTTCTGCAAGATGTCAAGGGGTCGGAACTCGTTATG ATATGTTAGCTGAGCTATGCAGAAGAGAGAAAGCAGCTTATATAAAGCCTGATCCTGACATTGATGTGTTCATGAAG GCAACAGCTATAGAGGGCCAAGAAGTGAACGTAGTGACAGATTACATTTTGAAG ATTTTAGGACTAGAAGCGTGCGCTGATACGTTGGTAGGAAATGATATGTTGAGGGGTATCTCTGGAGGACAAAGAAAGCGTGTTACAacag GTGAGATGCTCGTTGGACCTGCAAACGCTTTGTTCATGGATGAGATATCAACTGGCTTGGACAGTTCAACAACATTTCAAATTGTGAATTCAATCAAGCAAAACATCCATATTCTTAATGGAACCGCTGTCATCTCACTTCTTCAGCCAGCACCAGAGACTTTTGACCTCTTTGATGACATTATCCTTCTCTCCGATGGCCAGATTGTGTATCAGGGACCTCACGAGCATGTGCTTGAGTTTTTTCAAATTATGGGATTTAAATGTCCCGATAGGAAAGGCATTGCCGATTTCCTACAGGAG GTGACATCTAGGAAAGATCAGGAGCAATATTGGGAAAGGAAAGAGGAGCCGTATAATTTTGTTACTGTTGAGCAATTTTCCAAAGCATTTGAATCATTCCATGTCGGACAGAAACTTGGGGGGGAACTTTTAGTAACATTTGACAAAAGACAGAACCACCCGGCAGCTTTAACAACTAGAAAGTATAGTGCTAAAATGGGAGAACTTTTGAAAGCTTGCATCTCAAGGGAGATTTTGCTCATGAAGAGGAATTCCTTTTTTTATTACTTTAAGCTAACCCAA ATTACATTTCTGGCATTCATTTCGATGACAACGTTTCTACGGACCAAGATGCACCACAACTCAGTAGATGATGCAGTAGTTTTTGCAGGTGCTTTGTTCTTTGCCAATACCGTAGCTATGTTTAATGGGATGGCAGAGCTTTCACTGACTCTTATCAAGCTTCCCGTCTTTTACAAGCAAAGAGATTTTTTCTTCTACCCTGCATGGGTCTATGCTCTTCCAACATGGATTCTCAAGATACCTATATCATTTGTAGAAGTTGCAATTTGGGTGTTCATGACATATTACGTAACCGGATATGATCCAAATCTTGGACG gttcttgaagcaataTCTCATATTATTGCTGGTTAACCAAATGGCCTCTGGTTTATTCCGTACTGTTGCAGCATTGTGTAGGGACATGATTATTGCCAACACTTTAGGTGCCTTTGCAAATGTCATGCTTTTTACACTAAGTGGCTTCGTTCTCTCTAGAG ATAAAATTAACAAGTTGTGGAAATGGGGCTACTGGAGCTCACCTCTAATGTACGGTCAAAATGCAGTAGTAGTTAATGAGTTACTTGGGAAGCGTTGGAAACAT GTATTGCCAAACTCAACAACGTCAATAGGAGTTGCAGCTTTAAAGTATAGAGGCTTCTTTACACACGCATATTGGTACTGGATTGGAGCTGGGGCATTGATTGGATTTGTGTTGCTTCTTAACCTTTGTTATGTTCTGGCGCTCTCCTACCTAAACC CAATTGGGAAATTGCAAGCAGCCAAAGCAGATGATGTTGAGGGAATTGCAGAGGAAAGTAAGTCGTGTTCACCAACCATATTAG AAGTTTCTGGTGATGGTACTAACATAAGGAAACAGGGAATGGTTCTTCCATTTGAACCACATTCCATAACCTTTGATGAAATCACATACTCTGTTGACATGCCACAG GAAATGAAGACAGATGGTGTTGTAGAGGACAAGTTGGTTCTTCTGAAGGGTGTGAGTGGTTCTTTCAGGCCAGGTATTTTAACAGCTCTTATGGGTGTTAGTGGTGCTGGGAAAACGACTCTCATGGATGTATTGGCTGGTAGGAAAACTGGTGGATATATTGAAGGAGATATTAAAATTTCCGGGTATCCAAAGAAGCAGGAAACATTTGCTCGGATTTCTGGATATTGTGAGCAAAATGACATTCACTCCCCTCATGTTACTGTCTCCGAGTCATTGATATACTCAGCATGGCTTCGTTTGCCACCTGAAGTTAAATCCGAAACCAAAAAG ATGTTCATAGAGGAGGTGATGAAACTTGTGGAACTCAATCCATTGAGGCAATCACTTGTTGGGTTGCCTGGTATCAATGGTCTTTCAACTGAGCAGCGCAAGAGGCTGACTATAGCAGTTGAGCTAGTAGCCAATCCCTCTATAATATTCATGGATGAACCAACTTCGGGATTAGATGCAAGAGCTGCTGCTATTGTCATGAGAACAGTTAGGAACACAGTGGATACTGGTAGAACTGTTGTGTGCACCATCCATCAACCTAGCATTGACATTTTTGAAGCTTTTGATGAG CTACTCCTATTGAAGAGGGGAGGGCAGGAAATTTATGTGGGTCCATTAGGTCACCATTCTTGCAATCTTATCAGTTATTTTGAG GATATTGAAGGAGTCGGTAAAATAAAAGATGGTTATAATCCAGCGACATGGATGTTAGATGTTTCGACCTTAGCACAAGAATTCGCTTTGGGAATTGATTTCGCTCAAGTTTACAAGCAATCAGCATTATACAG GAGAAATAAGCAACTCATTGCCGAATATAGCTTGCCTTCTGCTTCCTCAAATGAACTGTCTTTCCCTACTCGATACTCCCAACCATTTATCATGCAATTTATGGCTTGCTTATGGAAACAGCATTGGTCATACTGGCGTAACCCACCGTACAATGCAGTGAGAATTCTTTTCACGATAATCATCGGATTAATGTTTGGGACAATGTTCTGGAATCTTGGCTCCAAAAC gaaaagaaaacaagatcTGTTAAATGCAATGGGTTGCATGTACACTGCTGTTCTCTTTCTGGGGGTCCAAAATGCATTTTCGGTGCAACCTGTAGTTTCTGTTGAAAGAACAGTCTTTTACCGAGAAAAAGCAGCAGGGATGTATTCAGCCTTGGCTTATGCATTTGCACAG GTTACAATTGAGCTTCCATATGTTTTGGTACAAGCTTTGGTTTATGGGGTTATAACTTATCTAatgattggatttgagaggaaGTTTGTTAAGTTTTTCTGGTACATATTCTTCACGTACTTCTCACTGGCGTATTTCACATTTTATGGGATGATGACTGTGGCTGTTACTCCAAACTATCAAATTGCTTCTATTGTTTCCACTTTGTTTTATGGAGCATGGAATCTCTTTGCTGGTTTTATTATTCCACGGCCG AAGCTTCCCATATGGTGGAGATGGTACTACTGGGCATGTCCAATAGCCTGGACATTGTATGGATTGGTCGTATCACAGTTCGGAGATCTAGATGATTTGCTCGACAGTGATGAAACAGTGAACCAGTTTTTGAGACAGTATTTTGGTTTCAAACATGATTTTTTGGGAGTTGTTGCAGTAGTGGTCGTTGGAATTGCCGTACTATTCGCATTTGTCTTTGCCTTTTCTATTAAAACGTTCAACTTCCAGAAGCGTTAG